Proteins from a genomic interval of Polaribacter sejongensis:
- a CDS encoding TonB-dependent receptor: MRIFLLLISLGITAGNMNPLMGQTKINIDVKGISIEEFFKEIQGSSDYMFFYKDDVLNTNKKVSIKLNEANIIKVLDKAFSKTNLSYKVDGKQVIVKKTKQKPTIALINNQVKQEKVVTGLVVESEGFTLPGVSVHVKGTSTGTETDFDGKYSIKVPAGAVLEFSYIGMIKQTVTVGDKTVIDIKMEESTASLEEVVIVGYGSLKKEELTGSVAVMKGTELEQAPTSSFEQSLRGGVAGIQASALDGAPGSNTEIRIRGIGSINASSEPLYVIDGIPIQAGSQSTNDNDGASSNVMASINPNDIESISILKDAASTAIYGSRGANGVILITTKQGKTGKATIELKTLTGFNSQASKNILKPLNAAQYKELYIEGYVNLGLTEAEAQTQLDNYYTQQIDPSTGEATDTNWLDAITRTGVTQSYDLSIRGATEKVKYFMSGGFMEQGSYIIGYDFSRFSGRTNLEYKASKYLTISNNISIANITSTTAPDAGSWNNPFKSTLELSPLIPIYDEEGLYNADHLAYFPIGSNPVGSLSGDDLWETKTSRIIDNLAFTVTPIKNLIFRSQWNFDILSVNESTYYNRRYGTGYDTNGYAYEANTTNKTWVGTQTLDYSLTLNDSHNLNFLAGYEAQQTVRESFSASGSDFPNDVVKTLSTAAAEYAVSGTKTEYTFNSMFLRANYNFNHKYYLSSSVRRDGSSRFGADNRYGTFYSVGASWNMFKEKFINNISFIDVLKLRTSYGLTGNAAIGNFASLGLYGYGDDYDGSPGGTPQQLENPELTWETQENFNIGLDFGLFGKINGTVEYFDRQSSDLILDVPISPTTGFTELTQNFGSMSNKGLEITLNANIINNKDFRWSVGFNTTFIKNEITDLDEDYTSGAFRRQVGQDFQSFYMYGWAGVDQTNGDVQYFTDASETTITNDIGDAERYLSGKSATPDFYGGFNTSFSYKGFSLNAGFMYSSGNYLFDSRAKGSLGDGRLTPRSTATYVYENRWVEGKTDALFPKFQWGGQSGSNQGNVTRWLYDGSFIRLKDLTLAYDVPEKVASLLHLSSARIYARGTNLLTFTKDKDLYIDPEQSISGSYNGLTPAMKTISVGLDIKL; encoded by the coding sequence ATGAGAATATTTCTATTATTAATTAGTTTGGGAATCACAGCAGGTAACATGAATCCGCTGATGGGACAAACGAAAATAAATATTGATGTAAAAGGAATATCAATAGAAGAATTTTTTAAAGAAATTCAAGGGTCAAGTGATTACATGTTCTTTTATAAGGATGATGTTTTAAACACAAATAAAAAAGTATCAATAAAACTTAATGAAGCAAATATTATTAAGGTTTTAGATAAAGCTTTTTCAAAAACCAATTTAAGTTATAAGGTTGACGGAAAACAAGTTATTGTTAAAAAAACAAAACAAAAACCAACTATTGCTTTAATTAATAATCAAGTAAAACAAGAAAAGGTGGTTACTGGTTTAGTCGTAGAATCAGAAGGTTTTACTTTGCCTGGTGTAAGTGTTCATGTAAAAGGAACCTCTACAGGAACTGAAACCGATTTTGATGGTAAATATTCTATTAAAGTACCAGCTGGTGCTGTTTTAGAGTTTTCTTATATAGGTATGATAAAACAAACTGTAACAGTTGGAGATAAAACGGTTATAGATATTAAAATGGAAGAAAGTACTGCTTCTTTAGAAGAGGTAGTTATTGTTGGTTATGGTTCTTTAAAAAAAGAAGAATTAACGGGTTCTGTTGCAGTAATGAAAGGGACAGAATTAGAGCAAGCGCCAACATCTTCTTTTGAACAATCTCTAAGAGGTGGAGTAGCAGGTATACAAGCAAGTGCTCTTGATGGGGCACCAGGATCAAATACAGAAATTAGAATTAGAGGTATTGGATCTATTAATGCATCTAGTGAGCCTTTATATGTTATAGATGGTATTCCTATTCAAGCAGGTAGCCAGTCTACAAATGATAATGATGGAGCCAGTTCTAATGTAATGGCGTCTATCAACCCAAACGATATTGAAAGTATTAGTATCTTAAAAGACGCTGCTTCTACAGCAATTTATGGATCTAGAGGTGCAAATGGTGTTATTTTAATTACTACAAAACAAGGAAAAACGGGTAAAGCAACTATAGAATTAAAAACATTAACAGGGTTTAATTCTCAAGCATCAAAAAATATTTTAAAACCTTTAAATGCAGCTCAGTATAAAGAATTATATATTGAAGGTTATGTAAATTTAGGACTTACAGAGGCAGAAGCTCAAACACAATTAGATAATTATTATACACAACAAATCGATCCTTCAACAGGTGAAGCTACAGATACAAACTGGTTAGACGCTATAACAAGAACTGGCGTTACACAAAGTTATGATTTAAGTATAAGAGGAGCTACCGAAAAAGTTAAATACTTTATGTCTGGTGGTTTTATGGAGCAAGGAAGTTATATTATAGGATATGATTTTTCTAGATTTAGTGGTAGAACTAATTTAGAATATAAAGCAAGTAAATATTTAACAATATCTAATAACATATCAATTGCAAATATTACATCTACAACTGCACCAGATGCAGGTTCTTGGAACAATCCGTTTAAGAGTACTTTAGAGCTATCTCCATTAATTCCTATTTATGACGAGGAAGGTTTATACAATGCAGATCATTTAGCATATTTTCCAATAGGAAGTAATCCTGTAGGAAGTTTAAGTGGAGACGATTTATGGGAAACAAAAACAAGTAGAATTATTGATAATTTAGCATTTACAGTTACTCCTATAAAGAATTTAATATTTAGATCTCAATGGAATTTTGATATTTTAAGCGTTAACGAATCTACTTATTATAATAGACGTTACGGAACCGGATATGATACAAATGGTTATGCTTATGAAGCAAATACAACCAACAAAACATGGGTAGGTACACAAACGTTAGATTATAGTTTAACATTAAACGATAGTCATAATTTAAACTTTCTAGCAGGTTATGAAGCGCAACAAACCGTACGTGAATCATTTTCTGCTTCAGGTTCAGATTTTCCTAACGATGTAGTTAAAACACTAAGTACAGCAGCAGCAGAATATGCAGTTTCTGGTACAAAAACAGAGTATACTTTTAACTCTATGTTCTTAAGAGCAAACTATAATTTTAATCATAAATATTACCTTTCTAGTAGTGTAAGACGTGATGGGTCATCAAGATTTGGTGCAGATAATAGATATGGAACATTTTATTCTGTAGGAGCAAGTTGGAATATGTTTAAAGAAAAATTTATTAATAATATTTCTTTTATCGATGTTCTTAAATTAAGAACATCTTATGGTTTAACAGGTAATGCAGCTATTGGTAATTTTGCTTCCTTAGGATTATATGGTTATGGTGATGATTATGATGGCTCTCCAGGAGGTACTCCTCAACAACTTGAAAATCCAGAACTTACATGGGAAACTCAAGAGAATTTTAATATTGGGTTAGATTTTGGTCTTTTTGGTAAAATTAATGGTACTGTAGAGTATTTTGATAGACAATCTTCAGATCTTATTTTAGATGTTCCTATTTCTCCAACAACAGGGTTTACAGAATTAACACAAAACTTTGGATCTATGTCTAATAAAGGCTTAGAGATTACTTTAAATGCAAACATTATTAATAATAAAGATTTTAGATGGAGTGTTGGTTTTAATACAACTTTTATTAAAAATGAAATTACAGATTTAGATGAAGATTATACAAGCGGAGCTTTTAGAAGACAAGTAGGACAAGATTTTCAGTCTTTTTATATGTATGGTTGGGCGGGTGTAGACCAAACAAACGGAGATGTACAATATTTTACAGATGCTAGTGAAACTACCATAACAAATGATATTGGAGATGCAGAGCGTTATTTATCGGGTAAGTCTGCAACACCAGATTTTTACGGTGGTTTTAATACTTCTTTTTCTTACAAAGGCTTTAGCTTAAATGCTGGTTTTATGTATTCTTCTGGTAATTATTTGTTTGATAGTAGAGCAAAAGGATCTTTAGGAGATGGTAGATTAACACCAAGAAGTACTGCAACTTATGTTTACGAAAATAGGTGGGTAGAAGGTAAAACAGATGCTTTATTTCCAAAGTTTCAATGGGGAGGACAATCTGGTAGTAATCAAGGTAATGTTACAAGATGGTTGTACGATGGTAGTTTTATTCGTTTAAAAGATTTAACACTAGCATATGATGTTCCTGAAAAAGTAGCATCATTATTACACCTTAGTTCTGCAAGAATATACGCAAGAGGTACAAACTTATTAACGTTTACTAAAGATAAAGATTTGTATATAGATCCAGAACAATCTATAAGCGGAAGTTATAATGGTTTAACACCAGCGATGAAAACTATTTCTGTAGGACTAGATATTAAACTGTAA
- a CDS encoding RagB/SusD family nutrient uptake outer membrane protein, with translation MKKYNKILLLIMVGFFLSCSESFLELTPQSSVANEEAITNLEDLETSITGVYDEIQGAYYYGRYMFMVPDVLSDDVKQNLSANRIVDYAEHVQNVSDGQANALWTGMYFANNALNNIINSDVEVTASSQASKEHILGEAHALRGLIYFDLVKLFAQHYTFTSDASHAGVPLILEFDPTLEPSRNTVEEVYNQVILDMTTALSLMSDTSRSSNSSTLSATSVKALLSRVYLYKEDWANAEEMATDVINAGYSLVDNDNYATLWDNDNTSESIFEISMTESDNVGGNGIAGLYISAAAGGYGDYLPSNDVVSLYDADDVRMGNFVIDENLAGDYAPYRVDKYSHVLGYDNVKIVRLAEIYLIRAEARAQIGTDITGSQEDLDIIRKRALPTAISTTSIGDDLIDAIFLERRLELCFEGQRLWDLMRRKKDIVRTNCTSSTCFISYADDTNVLPIPQDETDVNPNIEQNPGY, from the coding sequence ATGAAAAAATATAATAAAATATTACTATTGATTATGGTAGGGTTCTTCTTATCATGTTCAGAATCATTTTTAGAACTTACTCCTCAATCTTCAGTTGCAAACGAAGAGGCTATTACAAATTTAGAAGATTTAGAAACTTCTATTACAGGTGTGTATGACGAAATTCAAGGAGCATATTATTATGGTAGATACATGTTTATGGTTCCAGATGTTTTATCTGATGATGTAAAACAAAATTTATCAGCAAATAGAATTGTAGACTATGCAGAACACGTTCAAAACGTATCTGATGGTCAGGCTAATGCCTTATGGACTGGAATGTATTTTGCAAATAATGCCTTAAATAATATTATTAATTCTGATGTAGAAGTTACAGCATCATCTCAAGCTAGTAAAGAACATATTTTAGGAGAAGCACACGCTTTAAGAGGTTTAATCTATTTTGATTTGGTAAAGTTGTTTGCGCAACATTATACATTTACATCAGATGCAAGTCATGCGGGAGTGCCTTTAATTTTAGAGTTTGACCCAACATTAGAACCATCAAGAAATACTGTAGAAGAGGTTTATAATCAGGTAATTTTAGATATGACCACGGCTTTATCTTTAATGAGTGATACCTCTAGAAGCTCAAATTCTAGCACATTATCAGCCACATCTGTCAAAGCTTTATTGTCTAGAGTTTATTTGTATAAAGAAGATTGGGCAAATGCAGAAGAAATGGCTACCGATGTAATTAATGCAGGTTATAGTTTGGTTGATAATGACAATTATGCAACATTATGGGATAACGATAATACTTCTGAATCGATTTTTGAAATTTCTATGACAGAATCAGACAACGTAGGAGGTAACGGTATTGCTGGTTTATACATTTCTGCAGCAGCAGGTGGTTACGGAGATTATTTACCATCTAATGACGTTGTTTCTTTATATGATGCAGACGATGTAAGAATGGGGAATTTTGTGATAGATGAAAACTTAGCAGGAGATTATGCACCTTATAGAGTAGATAAATACTCACATGTTTTGGGGTATGATAATGTAAAAATTGTACGTCTTGCAGAAATTTATTTAATAAGAGCAGAAGCAAGAGCTCAAATAGGTACAGATATCACTGGATCTCAAGAAGATTTAGATATAATTCGTAAGAGAGCGCTTCCTACAGCAATAAGTACAACGAGTATAGGAGATGATTTAATAGACGCTATTTTTCTAGAAAGAAGACTAGAGCTTTGTTTTGAAGGACAAAGATTATGGGATTTAATGCGAAGAAAAAAAGATATTGTAAGAACAAATTGTACATCTAGTACTTGTTTTATTTCTTATGCAGATGATACCAATGTATTGCCAATACCACAGGATGAAACAGATGTAAATCCTAATATAGAGCAAAACCCAGGATACTAA